The proteins below are encoded in one region of Lactuca sativa cultivar Salinas chromosome 3, Lsat_Salinas_v11, whole genome shotgun sequence:
- the LOC122197118 gene encoding protein unc-13 homolog, which translates to MDIRTRQGLLKSMAGKVGKRMDALLIPLELLSCVSRTEFSDKKAYIRWQKNKSVPSLSVLFRSLILNMLEEGLVNHPVVGFGESGHKASEMRILLARIEESESFAPSVGELQRIECLRSLREIAIALAERPARGDLTGEVCHWADGYHLNVRLYEKLLSSIFYVLDEGKLTEEVEEILELLKSTWRILGITETIHHTCYAWVLFRQFVKAKLLRITWLEIFYMCIPTGIALGYVYGGWLNLAREQVGL; encoded by the exons ATGGACATTAGAACAAGACAAGGGCTACTCAAATCAATGGCTGGAAAAGTGGGGAAAAGAATGGATGCTCTTTTGATTCCTCTCGAGTTATTATCCTGTGTTTCTCGAACCGAATTTTCTGACAAAAAAGCTTACATAAGATGGCAAAAGAACAAGTCAGTCCCTTCTCTCTCTGTTTTGTTTCGTAGCCTTATT TTGAATATGTTGGAGGAAGGACTTGTGAATCACCCAGTTGTGGGATTTGGAGAATCTGGTCACAAAGCAAGTGAAATGAGGATTCTATTGGCAAGAATTGAAGAATCTGAG TCATTTGCACCTTCTGTGGGTGAACTTCAACGCATAGAATGTTTGAGATCTCTAAGGGAGATTGCCATTGCACTTGCAGAGAGGCCAGCTCGTGGTGACTTAACTGGTGAAGTATGTCATTGGGCAGATGGGTATCATTTGAATGTCAGATTATATGAGAAGCTTCTTTCCAGCATTTTTTATGTTCTAGATGAGGGGAAACTAACTGAG GAAGTGGAAGAAATACTTGAACTTCTAAAGTCAACGTGGCGTATCTTGGGAATAACAGAGACTATTCATCACACCTGTTATGCATGGGTGCTATTCCGCCAG TTTGTGAAAGCAAAATTGCTG AGAATAACTTGGTTGGAAATATTTTACATGTGCATACCTACAGGAATTGCTCTTGGTTATGTTTATGGTGGATGGTTAAATTTGGCAAGAGAACAGGTTGGTTTATGA